The following are encoded together in the Mastacembelus armatus chromosome 6, fMasArm1.2, whole genome shotgun sequence genome:
- the LOC113133282 gene encoding coiled-coil domain-containing protein 136-like, protein MDGLRLPPLIEEALDSTDDSCDLKAESSPTMDNEITAKERSVLENNEKEEMDQERTQEEEGEMKKLKEEEGEGEEKKKEQEPLTEEQELEELRAQVLQLLLELEEVRETSNKHQESFHELQGLLEDERLASAHQAEAFTRQIQNLQAQLRSVQEEMDSLEEEKDSELAEAQEELRVAQEEVLLLQQAAEEAAAERENDIASLQEELCRRRAELQRLSEETQEYELEITTLRAEISMKSQRREAERREGDVDLLKEECRVLREDCQMLKEDNRRLSERLQLLQRQRTCSSVYLSLKEEDTGEGSEGKETETSSDEVMMESYMTMAQSDNCRLVDASIQKNISFDGKPMTPTSWNGGIGEIFSLRDQLKQAEEKASQVQRECDGLKMELQELQVLYDSSQRERAELEEELERCKAELKKLSGGAQSFIHPSEHPVLSIPFIGMIIIVAVIWCWLSELASQRARGVR, encoded by the exons ATGACTCCTGCGATCTGAAAGCAGAGAGCAGCCCCACCATGGACAACGAGATCACAGCCAAGGAGAGAAGTGTCCTGGAGAACAATGAGAAAGAGGAGATGGACCAGGAGAGAActcaggaggaggaaggggaaatgaagaagctgaaagaggaggaaggtgaaggagaggagaagaagaaggagcaggagcCATTGACAGAAgagcaggagctggaggagctgagggcccaggtgctgcagctgctgctggagctggaggaagttAGGGAAACCTCCAACAAACACCAGGAGAGTTTCCATGAGCTGCAAG GTCTGCTGGAGGATGAGCGTCTGGCCAGTGCTCATCAGGCAGAAGCTTTTACACGCCAGATCCAGAATTTGCAAG CCCAGCTGCGCTCTGTACAGGAGGAGATGGACagcctggaggaggagaaggacagTGAGCTGGCCGAGGCCCAGGAGGAGCTGCGTGTGGCTCAGGAGGAGGTGCTCCTGCTCCAGCAGGCAGCGGAGGAGGCGGCGGCAGAAAGGGAGAATGACATTGCCTCTCTGCAAGAAGAACTGTGTCGCCGACGGGCCGAGCTGCAGCGTCTCAGCGAGGAGACCCAGGAGTACGAGCTCGAGATCACCACCCTAAGAGCTGAGATCAGCATGAAGAGCCAGCGCAGGGAGGCTGAAAGGAGAGAGG GTGATGTGGACCTGCTGAAGGAGGAGTGTCGTGTACTGAGGGAGGATTGTCAGATGCTGAAGGAGGACAACAGACGTCTCTCagagaggctgcagctgctgcagaggcagaGGACATG CTCTAGTGTCTACCTGTCACTGAAAGAGGAAGACACAGGGGAGGGCTCAGAGGGCAAGGAGACAGAGACCAGCTCAGACGAGGTCATGATGGAGAGCTACATGACCATGGCACAGTCTGACAACTGTCGCCTGGTGGACGCCTCCATccagaaaaatatttcatttgatgGGAAGCCCATGACACCGACCAGCTGGAACGGGGGCATTGGGGAGATCTTCTCCCTGAGGGACCAGCTGAAACAGGCTGAGGAGAAGGCCTCACAGGTTCAGAGAGAG TGTGACGGTCTGAAGATGGAACTACAGGAGCTGCAGGTACTGTATGACAGCAgtcagagggagagagcagagctggaggaggagctaGAGCGCTGCaaggcagagctgaagaagcTGTCAGGGGGCGCTCAG AGCTTCATCCATCCGTCTGAGCACCCTGTTCTCTCCATCCCCTTCATAGGAATGATTATAATAGTGGCTGTGATCTGGTGCTGGTTGTCGGAGCTGGCGTCCCAGAGAGCAAG GGGAGTGAGGTAG